From Bacteroidales bacterium, one genomic window encodes:
- a CDS encoding D-alanine--D-alanine ligase, translating to MNGKQNVALICGGDSSECEVSVQSAINVAKFIDKEKFQTYMVFLRGTHWLLVLPPDDEEIDVDLVMGRSDRNLETRSKEINKTDFSVLCRHGLVRFDKAFIMIHGKPGENGLLQGYLEMMHVPFTTCSAFVSAITFDKHSCKRFLDYAGVKMAKDVYIRKDVPHSPREIIRQLGLPIFVKPTVGGSSFGVTKVKREEDLEGAINHAYTECDTVIAEEAIEGREVTNGIYKLQGAIHKLPVTEIVTKREYFDYEAKYLGESQEICPAQLSPEMTAKVQNLSERIYTYMGCSGVVRMDYIIRGNDVYFLEVNTIPGMTKMSLIPKQLAVAGLDLKQFLTDMLEDI from the coding sequence ATGAATGGCAAACAAAATGTTGCGCTTATTTGCGGAGGTGATTCTTCCGAATGCGAAGTTTCCGTACAGAGCGCTATTAATGTGGCAAAATTCATTGATAAGGAGAAGTTCCAGACTTACATGGTCTTTTTGAGAGGGACTCACTGGCTTCTTGTTCTTCCTCCCGATGATGAAGAAATTGATGTTGATTTGGTGATGGGCCGCAGCGATAGAAATCTGGAGACTCGCAGCAAGGAGATTAACAAAACAGATTTTTCCGTTCTGTGCAGACATGGCTTGGTAAGGTTTGACAAGGCGTTTATAATGATACATGGCAAACCGGGGGAAAATGGTCTGCTTCAGGGATATCTGGAGATGATGCATGTTCCGTTCACTACCTGTTCCGCATTTGTTTCCGCCATCACATTTGATAAACATTCTTGCAAAAGATTTTTGGATTATGCAGGAGTGAAGATGGCAAAGGATGTCTATATCAGAAAAGATGTTCCGCACTCTCCGCGGGAAATTATCAGACAACTTGGACTTCCGATTTTTGTTAAGCCTACTGTTGGAGGCAGCAGCTTTGGAGTTACTAAAGTTAAGAGAGAAGAAGATTTGGAAGGAGCTATTAATCATGCATATACGGAGTGCGATACTGTAATTGCGGAGGAAGCCATAGAGGGCAGAGAAGTTACAAACGGCATTTACAAGCTACAAGGTGCTATTCACAAATTGCCTGTTACGGAGATAGTTACTAAGAGAGAATATTTTGATTATGAGGCCAAATATCTTGGAGAATCACAGGAAATTTGTCCTGCTCAGTTATCTCCGGAGATGACCGCAAAGGTTCAAAATTTGAGCGAAAGAATTTACACATACATGGGATGCAGCGGCGTTGTCAGGATGGATTACATTATCCGTGGCAATGACGTTTATTTCTTGGAAGTCAATACAATACCAGGCATGACCAAGATGAGTCTTATTCCAAAACAGCTTGCTGTTGCCGGTCTTGATTTGAAGCAGTTCCTTACAGACATGCTTGAGGATATATAA